A genome region from Halosegnis longus includes the following:
- a CDS encoding DEAD/DEAH box helicase family protein has product MVSPFDLTDKQEAFVGKDIGYYFGDRQSGKSTAVVHRAIQSALNEPVIVVAPNMQMAELLREQVLELCDDAPRMDARNTVALYGGEAIRFRTASQMENIRSIHGFNGDIIVDEAHEVPDDIIKNILTYDANSGATSGFAGERFRRLRDYAKWGKYGSVEVDAIESSVESSNDESAAARSKPVNELW; this is encoded by the coding sequence ATGGTCAGCCCATTCGACCTTACTGACAAGCAAGAAGCATTCGTGGGGAAGGACATCGGCTATTACTTCGGCGATCGACAGTCCGGCAAGAGTACGGCCGTCGTTCATCGAGCCATCCAATCCGCACTCAACGAGCCAGTCATCGTCGTAGCGCCGAACATGCAGATGGCAGAGCTCCTCCGTGAGCAGGTCCTCGAGCTCTGCGACGATGCGCCTCGGATGGACGCCCGGAACACAGTCGCGCTCTACGGTGGGGAGGCGATTCGATTCCGAACTGCCAGCCAGATGGAGAACATACGGTCGATCCATGGGTTCAACGGCGACATCATTGTCGACGAGGCACACGAGGTGCCGGACGATATCATCAAGAACATCCTCACCTACGATGCAAACAGTGGCGCAACCAGCGGGTTCGCCGGTGAGCGATTTCGGAGGCTTCGCGACTACGCGAAGTGGGGGAAGTACGGTAGTGTCGAAGTCGACGCGATCGAATCCAGTGTGGAGTCCTCGAACGACGAATCGGCTGCTGCCCGATCGAAGCCGGTCAACGAACTATGGTGA